The Bacteroidota bacterium region GTCATGGAAACGAGCGAATGAGTCAAGGTTTGGCCGTTCAAACAGGAGGAATGGCTGTTCAGGTTGCATTATCTCAAAAGCCTGCACTAACTCAAAATTTATTTTTGCAATCATATGGTATTGCATCTGAATTAGGCATGTTAAAGTATTCAAGAACACACGAAAGTGAAGCAGATAAAATGGGATTGATTTTTATGGCGATGGCGGGCTATAATCCTTCAAAAGCAGCTGAATTTTGGCAACGTATGTCCAAACTAGGAGGTGGTAAAACACTTGAAATTTTAAGCACGCATCCAAGCGATGAAACTAGAATTAAAGATATTCAAGCATTTTTACCAAAAGCGTTGAAATATTATACCGGAAAATAAATGACACTAACTGCTATTGTACTTCTTATTGCATTGGGATTATTACTTCTAGCGTTGGAAGTGTTAATTCTTCCTGGTTTGATTGTTGGTGTGATTGGAGGTGTGTTGATTTTAATAGGTGTTGGAGCTTCGTATATCTCTTTTGGCCCTGCCACTGGTAATTACGTATTGTTGGGAACAGTAATATCTTCAGTTATAACGGGAGTATTGATATTTAGATCGGGTACGTGGAAAAAAGCATCGTTAAGTACTACCTTAACCGGAAAGGTAAATACTATTGACGAACAAAAAATTAAAGTTGGAGATATTGGCATTACACTTTCTAGAATTTCTCCAATGGGTAAGGCACTTGTTAATGGAGAGGAATATGAAGTTACCTCGGTAGATGTATTGATAAATGAAAATACGCAAGTGGTAGTTAAAAAAATAGACCACAATAAAGTTCTAGTATCCCCACTTTCATAGTGTTTATTTCTGCATCTTTTATACATTTGCATACGTAAAAATTATAAACTAAA contains the following coding sequences:
- a CDS encoding NfeD family protein, which translates into the protein MTLTAIVLLIALGLLLLALEVLILPGLIVGVIGGVLILIGVGASYISFGPATGNYVLLGTVISSVITGVLIFRSGTWKKASLSTTLTGKVNTIDEQKIKVGDIGITLSRISPMGKALVNGEEYEVTSVDVLINENTQVVVKKIDHNKVLVSPLS